From the genome of Tachysurus vachellii isolate PV-2020 chromosome 2, HZAU_Pvac_v1, whole genome shotgun sequence, one region includes:
- the LOC132858167 gene encoding mucin-2-like: protein MILLVIYYATNATTGNVTVSTESTTPALTNATATTQANATTGNVTVSTESTTPAPVNTTATTQANATTGNVTVLTESTTPAPTNATATTQANATTGNVTVSTESTTPAPVNATATPQANATTANATISTTTTPAVPINSTNTSTVTTPITTTVVTTATTTTAAVTVRPQPTVGLSVPLKTEYTKQLSDPTTPEFKSLAAQLTQLLNQIYTILFGSKYRGCRVKAFKPQPIRALQNTDADVELIFDENSTTPIPSGQAAATALKEAVDNSSTLSALINSSAITVLNQPIDVTVIFLTNGTFTAALSNTSSDSFTTRTLMIKNGLNPFFTEDFPNSFSLLTMLNYSTGRFKAANDSILNNMDLAFNSSAGNPNTTQIAETMFRAAKSGTLPFQIYITSITVNGTVFNSGDVSSKISVLMACFMVAVSLLFTRSS, encoded by the exons ATGATACTActggtaat ctactacgcAA caaatgctactactggtaatgtaacagtttcgacagaatctacaacaccagcacttacgaacgctacagctactactcaagcaaatgctactactggtaatgtaacagtttcaacagaatctacaacaccagcacccGTAAACACTACAGCTACTACgcaagcaaatgctactactggtaatgtaacagttttgacagaatctacaacaccagcacctacaaacgctacagctactacgcaagcaaatgctactactggtaatgtaacagtttcgacagaatctacaacaccagcacccGTAAACGCTACAGCTACTCCACAAGCAAATGCTACAACTGCTAATGCAACAATTTCAACAACAACTACTCCAGCGGTACCTATAAACTCTACAAATACTTCAACAGTAACTAccccaataacaacaacagtggtgacaacagcaacaacaacaacagcagctgtAACAGTTCGTCCACAGCCAACTGTCGGCCTGAGTGTTCCTCTCAAGACTGAGTATACTAAACAATTAAGTGATCCAACTACTCCTGAATTTAAATCTTTGGCTGCACAGTTGACTCAACTG TTGAATCAAATCTATACAATTCTCTTTGGCTCTAAGTACCGCGGCTGCAGAGTCAAAGCTTTCAA gcCTCAACCTATACGTGCTTTACAAAATACAGATGCAGATGTCGAGCTGATATTCGACGAGAACTCCACAACTCCCATCCCATCTGGACAAGCAGCAGCAACTGCTCTGAAGGAGGCTGTAGATAATAGCAGTACTTTGAGTGCGCTAATTAATTCCAGCGCAATCACTGTCCTTA ATCAGCCAATTGATGTGACTGTGATTTTCTTAACAAATGGCACTTTTACAGCAGCGCTCTCAAATACTAGTTCAGATTCATTCACAACCAGaacattaatgattaaaaatgga CTTAACCCTTTTTTCACTGAAGACTTCCCAAATTCATTCAGTCTCTTAACCATGTTAAACTACAG CACAGGAAGGTTTAAAGCAGCTAATGATTCAATTCTGAACAACATGGATTTGGCTTTTAACAGCTCTGCTGGAAATCCCAACACCACCCAAATTGCTGAAACTATGTTTCGAGCAGCCAAAAGTGGCACCCTTCCTTTTCAGATCTACATCACCAGTATCACAGTGAATGGCACGG TATTTAATTCGGGTGATGTCAGCAGCAAGATCAGTGTGCTCATGGCGTGCTTCATGGTGGCTGTGTCGCTTCTGTTCACACGGTCCAGCTGA